In Corylus avellana chromosome ca2, CavTom2PMs-1.0, the following proteins share a genomic window:
- the LOC132169917 gene encoding probable 2' cyclic ADP-D-ribose synthase BdTIR — protein sequence MVEYSSSNVGRGKRKWETRNYYCENIKTISGPCDVFINHRGSDTKKNIAGLLYDHLSRLGIKPFMDSRNMKPGDKLSHEIDAAIENCKVAVALLSRNYCESRHCLRELTLLMQSNKRVLPIFWDVKPAELRVNNNEYKLSSKERWRFTWALEQVKDTIGLTFDSSKGDWSEFLEVASKEVKNLLEVDQVMSSLVAYMIWVNRMLDYILRLHEELVQGVAEDRDPKG from the exons ATGGTCGAGTACTCGAGTTCAAACGTCGgcaggggaaaaagaaaatgggaaacTCGAAACTACTACTGtgaaaatatcaaaacaatATCAGGGCCATGCGACGTGTTCATAAACCACAGAGGAAGCGATACGAAGAAAAACATTGCCGGGTTGCTCTACGATCACCTTTCAAGGCTAGGCATTAAGCCATTCATGGACAGCCGAAACATGAAGCCTGGGGACAAGTTGTCACACGAGATTGACGCCGCTATCGAAAATTGTAAGGTTGCTGTTGCACTCTTGTCGCGCAACTATTGTGAGTCCCGCCATTGTCTCCGTGAGCTCACTCTTTTAATGCAGTCCAACAAAAGAGTTTTACCCATCTTCTGGGATGTGAAACCGGCCGAACTTCGGGTTAACAACAATGAATACAAATTATCATCGAAAGAACGCTGGAGATTCACATGGGCACTTGAACAAGTTAAAGATACCATTGGTCTTACCTTCGACTCGTCCAAAGG GGATTGGTCTGAATTCTTAGAAGTTGCTTCGAAAGAAGTAAAGAATTTGCTTGAGGTCGATCAAG TCATGTCATCTCTCGTTGCATACATGATATGGGTGAACAGAATGTTGGATTACATTCTACGTCTTCATGAAGAATTGGTACAGGGTGTCGCCGAAGATCGTGACCCTAAGGGATGA
- the LOC132169919 gene encoding probable 2' cyclic ADP-D-ribose synthase BdTIR, whose amino-acid sequence MGKRKKKVETRNYCKNREPCDVFINHRGSDTKKNIAGLLYEHLSRLGIKPFMDSRNMKPGDKLFDEIDAAIGNCKVAVALLSPNYCESRHCLRELTLLMESNKRVLPIFWDVKPSELRVNSNGRQFSDEEISRFERALEQVKYTIGLTFNSNKGDWSEFLVNASKVIKNLLEEEDQSMTERFQSLVSKYRLLHNLCLFISFTQKQPQKAPSCHPVSWPIPAAEGWNHALQKSEERFQPECIICRIIIPRLHRNLLLHIAEDRDHPEDDCYFI is encoded by the exons ATGGGTAAG aggaaaaagaaagtggaAACTCGAAACTACTGTAAAAACAGAGAGCCATGCGACGTGTTCATAAACCACAGAGGAAGCGATACGAAGAAAAACATTGCCGGGTTGCTCTACGAGCACCTTTCAAGGTTGGGGATTAAGCCTTTCATGGACAGCCGAAACATGAAGCCTGGGGACAAGTTGTTCGACGAGATTGACGCCGCTATCGGAAATTGTAAGGTTGCTGTTGCACTCTTGTCGCCCAACTATTGTGAGTCCCGCCATTGTCTCCGTGAGCTCACTCTTTTAATGGAGTCCAACAAAAGAGTTTTACCCATCTTCTGGGATGTCAAACCGTCAGAGCTTCGGGTTAACAGCAATGGACGCCAATTTTCAGATGAAGAAATCTCGAGATTCGAAAGGGCACTTGAACAAGTTAAATATACCATTGGGCTAACCTTCAACTCGAACAAAGG GGATTGGTCCGAATTCCTAGTAAATGCTTCGAAAGTAATAAAGAATTTgcttgaagaagaagatcaatCCATGACTGAAAGATTCCAAAGCCTTGTTTCAAAGTACCGATTGTTGCATAATTTGTGTTTATTTATCTCCTTTACTCAAAAGCAACCACAAAAGGCGCCGTCATGTCATCCGGTCTCGTGGCCAATCCCGGCGGCGGAGGGATGGAATCATGCCCTTCAAAAATCTGAAGAACGTTTCCAACCTGAGTGTATCATATGTAGGATTATTATACCACGTCTTCATCGAAACTTGCTACTCCACATCGCCGAAGATCGTGATCACCCTGAGGATGACTGTTATTTTATATGA
- the LOC132169918 gene encoding probable 2' cyclic ADP-D-ribose synthase BdTIR, with translation MVEFKRRQRKKKVETRNYCKNREPCDVFINHRGSDTKKNIAGLLYDHLSRLGIKPFMDSRNMKPGDKLSDEIDAAIRNCKVAVALLSRNYCESRHCLRELALLMESNKKVLPIFWDVSPSELWVNNNGCQFSDEELRRFERALEQVKDTVGLTFDSSKGDWSEFLEVASKEVKNLLEVDQD, from the exons atggtCGAGTTCAAACGTCGgcagaggaaaaagaaagtggaAACTCGAAACTACTGCAAAAACAGAGAGCCATGCGACGTGTTTATAAACCACAGAGGAAGCGATACGAAGAAAAACATTGCCGGGTTGCTCTACGATCACCTTTCAAGGCTGGGCATTAAGCCATTCATGGACAGCCGAAACATGAAGCCTGGGGACAAGTTGTCAGACGAGATTGACGCCGCTATCAGAAATTGTAAGGTTGCTGTTGCACTCTTGTCGCGCAACTATTGTGAGTCCCGCCATTGCCTCCGTGAGCTCGCTCTTTTAATGGAGTCCAACAAAAAAGTTTTACCCATCTTCTGGGATGTCAGTCCGTCCGAGCTTTGGGTTAACAACAATGGATGCCAATTTTCAGATGAAGAACTCCGGAGATTCGAAAGGGCACTTGAACAAGTTAAAGATACCGTTGGACTAACCTTTGACTCGTCCAAAGg GGATTGGTCTGAATTCTTAGAAGTTGCTTCGAAAGAAGTAAAGAATTTGCTTGAGGTAGATCAAG ATTGA
- the LOC132170761 gene encoding external alternative NAD(P)H-ubiquinone oxidoreductase B2, mitochondrial-like, which yields MRSFTFYERFSRAYHDYPSLSKLLVLFTVSGGGLVAYAEANPTNGAYAISSSESESKKKKVVVLGTGWAGTSFLKNLKDPSYEVQVVSPRNYFAFTPLLPSVTCGTVEARSIVEPIRNIVRKKNVDVRFSEAECYKIDAENKKIYCRSAQDQNLNGIEEFVVDYDYLVIAIGARVNTFNTPGVEENCHFLKEVEDAQKIRRTVIDCFEKASLPTISDEERKRILHFAIVGGGPTGVEFAAELHDFVNEDLVKLYPGVKDLVKITLLEAGDHILNMFDKRITAFAEGKFKRDGINVKTGSMVVKVEGKEISTKEMKSGQVSTMPYGMAVWSTGIGTRPVIMDFMKQIGQANRRVLATDEWLRVEGCDNVYALGDCATINQRKVMEDISAIFGKADKDNSGTLTFKEFQEVIDDICERYPQVELYLKKMQMSDITDLLKESTGDVAKESIELNIEEFKSALSRVDFQMKNLPATAQVAAQQGNYLANCFNRMEECEKYPEGPLRFRGTGRHRFRPFRYKHLGQFAPLGGEQTAAQLPGDWVSIGHSSQWLWYSVYASKQVSWRNRALVISDWGRRFIFGRDSSGI from the exons ATGCGGAGCTTCACTTTCTATGAGAGATTTTCTAGAGCTTACCATGACTATCCTTCGCTCTCTAAGCTGCTCGTGCTCTTCACCGTCAG TGGTGGGGGTCTTGTGGCTTATGCTGAGGCAAACCCAACCAATGGTGCATACGCCATTTCATCTTCTGAATCAGagagcaagaagaagaaagtggtGGTGCTTGGAACTGGTTGGGCTGGAACAAGTTTCTTGAAGAATCTCAAAGACCCTTCATACGAAGTGCAAGTGGTATCACCTCGTAATTATTTTGCATTTACCCCTTTGCTACCAAGTGTTACATGTGGTACAGTGGAAGCCCGCAGCATTGTAGAACCAATTCGCAACATTGTTCGTAAG AAAAATGTGGATGTTCGGTTCAGTGAAGCAGAGTGCTACAAGATTGATgcagaaaacaagaaaatctaTTGTCGATCTGCTCAAGACCAAAATTTGAATGGGATAGAAGAATTTGTTGTGGACTATGACTACCTTGTAATAGCAATTGGAGCCCGAGTTAATACTTTCAATACTCCTGGTGTGGAAGAGAATTGCCATTTCTTGAAG GAAGTTGAAGATGCTCAAAAGATCAGAAGAACAGTTATTGACTGCTTTGAAAAAGCAAGCCTCCCGACTATAAGTGATGAAGAGAGGAAGAGAATTCTTCATTTTGCTATTGTTGGTGGTGGCCCAACCGGTGTGGAGTTTGCTGCAGAACTTCATGATTTTGTCAATGAGGATTTAGTGAAATTATATCCTGGGGTCAAAGACCTAGTTAAAATCACACTTCTTGAAGCCGGAGACCATATTCTGAACAT GTTTGACAAAAGAATCACCGCTTTTGCTGAAGGGAAGTTTAAAAGAGATGGTATTAATGTGAAAACAGGATCAATGGTTGTTAAAgtagaaggaaaagaaatttcTACTAAAGAAATGAAAAGTGGGCAAGTTTCTACAATGCCATATGGAATGGCTGTGTGGTCAACCGGCATTGGGACTCGTCCTGTCATAATGGATTTTATGAAGCAAATTGGTCAG GCTAACAGGCGTGTTTTAGCAACTGATGAATGGCTGCGAGTTGAGGGATGCGACAATGTATATGCACTTGGTGATTGTGCCACAATAAATCAGCGCAAAGTCATG GAAGATATTTCAGCAATATTTGGTAAGGCAGACAAGGACAACTCAGGAACCCTGACATTTAAAGAATTTCAAGAAGTCATTGATGACATCTGTGAAAGATACCCCCAAGTGGAGCTTTACTTGAAGAAAATGCAGATGAGCGATATCACTGATCTCTTGAAGGAATCCACAGGGGATGTTGCAAAAGAATCCATTGAACTGAATATTGAAGAATTTAAATCAGCTCTTTCCCGGGTGGATTTTCAGATGAAAAATCTTCCAGCTACAGCTCAG GTTGCGGCTCAGCAAGGTAACTACCTCGCCAACTGTTTTAACCGTATGGAAGAGTGTGAAAAATATCCAGAGGGTCCTCTCAGGTTCAGGGGAACAGGTCGTCATCGGTTTCGTCCCTTTAG GTACAAGCATCTTGGACAATTTGCTCCTTTGGGAGGAGAGCAAACAGCAGCACAACTGCCTGGTGATTGGGTATCAATTGGCCACAGCAGCCAATGGCTTTGGTACTCAGTCTATGCAAG CAAGCAAGTCAGCTGGCGCAACAGAGCATTGGTGATATCAGACTGGGGAAGGCGTTTTATTTTTGGGAGGGACTCAAGTGGCATATGA
- the LOC132172284 gene encoding probable 2' cyclic ADP-D-ribose synthase BdTIR: MVEFKRRRRKRKVETRNYCKNREPCDVFINHRGSDTKKNIAGLLYEHLSRLGIKPFMDSRNMKPGDKLFDEIDAAIGNCKVAVALLSPNYCESRHCLRELTLFMESNKRVLPIFWDVKPSELRVNNNGRQFSGEEISRFERALEQVKYTVGLTFDSSKGDWSEFLVNASKVIKNLLEEEDQSKTKRFQSLVSKYRLLHNLCLFIFFPGWILR, from the exons ATGGTCGAGTTCAAACGTCGGCGGAGGAAAAGGAAAGTGGAAACTCGAAACTACTGTAAAAACAGAGAGCCATGCGACGTGTTCATAAACCACAGAGGAAGCGATACGAAGAAAAACATTGCTGGGTTGCTCTACGAGCACCTTTCAAGGCTGGGGATTAAGCCTTTCATGGACAGCCGAAACATGAAGCCTGGGGACAAGTTGTTCGATGAGATTGACGCCGCTATCGGAAATTGTAAGGTTGCTGTTGCACTCTTGTCGCCCAACTATTGTGAGTCCCGCCATTGTCTCCGTGAGCTCACTCTTTTCATGGAGTCCAACAAAAGAGTTTTACCCATCTTCTGGGATGTCAAACCGTCAGAGCTTCGGGTTAACAACAATGGACGCCAATTTTCGGGTGAAGAAATCTCGAGATTCGAAAGGGCACTTGAACAAGTTAAATATACCGTTGGGCTAACCTTCGACTCGTCCAAAGG GGATTGGTCCGAATTCCTAGTAAATGCTTCGAAAGTAATAAAGAATTTgcttgaagaagaagatcaatCCAAGACTAAAAGATTCCAAAGCCTTGTTTCAAAGTACCGATTGTTGCATAATTTGTGTTTATTTATCTTCTTTCCCGGGTGGATTCTCAGATGA